The following are encoded together in the Equus quagga isolate Etosha38 chromosome 15, UCLA_HA_Equagga_1.0, whole genome shotgun sequence genome:
- the KLC4 gene encoding kinesin light chain 4: MSGLVLGQRDEPAGHRLSQEEILGSTRLVSQGLEALHSEHQAVLQSLSHTIECLQQGGHEEGLVHEKARQLRRSMENIELGLSEAQVMLALASHLSTVESEKQKLRAQVRRLCQENQWLRDELAGTQQRLQRSEQAVAQLEEEKKHLEFLGQLRQYDEDGHTAEEKEGDATKDSLDDLFPNEEEEDPSNGLSRGQGAQHSGYEIPARLRTLHNLVIQYAAQGRYEVAVPLCKQALEDLERTSGRGHPDVATMLNILALVYRDQNKYKEAAHLLNDALSIRESTLGRDHPAVAATLNNLAVLYGKRGKYKEAEPLCQRALEIREKVLGTDHPDVAKQLNNLALLCQNQGKYEAVERYYRRALAIYEGQLGPDNPNVARTKNNLASCYLKQGKYAEAETLYKEILTRAHVQEFGSVDDDHKPIWMHAEEREEMSKSRHREGGTPYAEYGGWYKACKVSSPTVNTTLRNLGALYRRQGKLEAAETLEECALRSRKQGTDPISQTKVAELLGEGDSGRTSQEGSGGSVKFEGGEDASVAVEWSGDGSGTLQRSGSLGKIRDVLRRSSELLVRKLQGTEPRPSSSNMKRAASLNYLNQPNSAPLQVSRGLSASTMDLSSSS, encoded by the exons ATGTCGGGCCTGGTATTGGGGCAGCGGGATGAGCCTGCAGGGCACCGGCTCAGCCAGGAGGAGATCCTGGGAAGCACGCGGCTGGTGAGCCAAGGCCTAGAGGCCCTACACAGTGAACACCAGGCTGTGCTGCAAAGTCTGTCCCATACCATCGAGTGTCTGCAGCAGGGAGGCCATGAAGAAGGGCTGGTGCACGAGAAGGCCCGGCAGCTGCGCCGTTCCATGGAAAACATCGAGCTGGGGCTGAGTGAGGCCCAg GTGATGCTGGCGTTGGCCAGCCACCTGAGCACAGTGGAGTCGGAGAAACAGAAGCTGAGGGCTCAGGTACGGCGGCTGTGCCAGGAGAACCAGTGGCTCCGGGACGAGCTGGCGGGCACCCAGCAGCGGCTACAGCGCAGCGAACAGGCTGTGGCTCagctggaggaggaaaagaagcacCTGGAGTTCCTGGGGCAACTGCGGCAGTACGATGAGGATGGGCACACGGCA gaggagaaagagggcgATGCCACCAAGGATTCCCTGGATGACCTCTTCCccaatgaggaggaagaagaccCCAGCAATGGCT TGTCCCGTGGCCAGGGTGCCCAGCACAGCGGATATGAGATCCCAGCAAGGTTGCGGACACTGCACAACTTGGTAATACAGTATGCAGCCCAGGGTCGCTATGAGGTGGCCGTGCCGCTCTGCAAGCAGGCGCTGGAGGACCTGGAGCGCACATCTGGCCGTGGCCACCCTGATGTCGCGACCATGCTCAACATCCTTGCTTTGGTGTATCG ggaTCAGAATAAGTATAAAGAAGCTGCCCACCTGCTGAATGATGCCCTCAGCATCCGGGAGAGCACCCTGGGCCGGGACCACCCTGCT GTGGCTGCCACACTCAACAATCTGGCGGTTCTCTATGGCAAAAGGGGCAAATACAAGGAGGCGGAGCCACTGTGCCAGCGGGCACTGGAGATTCGAGAAAAG GTCCTGGGCACTGACCACCCAGATGTGGCAAAGCAGCTGAACAACCTGGCCCTGTTGTGCCAAAACCAGGGCAAGTATGAGGCCGTGGAACGCTATTACCGGCGGGCCCTGGCCATCTATGAGGGGCAGCTGGGGCCGGACAACCCTAATGTAGCCCGGACCAAGAACAACCTG GCTTCCTGTTACCTGAAACAGGGCAAATATGCCGAGGCTGAGACACTCTACAAAGAGATCCTGACCCGTGCTCATGTGCAGGAGTTTGGGTCTGTGGATG ACGACCACAAGCCCATCTGGATGCATGCAGAGGAGCGGGAGGAGATGAGCAAA AGCCGGCATCGTGAGGGTGGCACACCCTACGCTGAGTATGGAGGCTGGTACAAGGCCTGCAAAGTGAGCAG TCCCACAGTGAACACTACTCTGAGAAACCTAGGAGCTCTGTACAGGCGCCAGGGAAAGCTGGAGGCAGCTGAGACCCTGGAGGAATGTGCCCTGCGTTCCCGGAAACAG ggCACTGACCCTATCAGCCAGACCAAGGTGGCTGAGCTGCTTGGGGAGGGTGACAGTGGAAGAACCTCCCAGGAGGGCTCTGGGGGCAGTGTGAAATTCGAGGGAGGTGAAGATGCCTCTGTGGCTGTGGAGTGGTCAGGG GATGGCAGTGGGACTCTGCAGAGGAGTGGCTCTCTGGGCAAGATTCGGGATGTCCTTCGTAGAAGCAGCGAACTCCTGGTGAGGAAGCTCCAAGGGACTGAGCCTCGGCCCTCCAG CAGCAACATGAAGCGGGCAGCCTCCTTAAACTATCTGAACCAACCCAATTCAGCACCCCTCCAG GTCTCCCGGGGTCTCAGTGCCAGCACTATGGACCTCTCTTCAAGCAGCTGA
- the MRPL2 gene encoding 39S ribosomal protein L2, mitochondrial isoform X1 has protein sequence MALRVLTRALGSLSLTPPAAAASGPSLLQAAQVTNNALLQLPSASMLLPCRPVLTSVALSANFVSWKSQTKYTITPMKMRKSGGRDHTGRIKVHGIGGGHKQRYRMIDFLRFRPEQETKSGPFEEKVITVRYDPCRSADIALVAGGSRKRWIIATENMQAGDIILNSDHIGRMAVAAREGDAHPLGALPVGTLINNVESEPGRGAQYIRAAGTCGVLLRKVNGTAIIQLPSKRQMQVLETCIATVGRVSNVDHNKRVIGKAGRNRWLGKRPNSGLWHRKGGWAGRKIRPLPPMKSYVKLPSAAAQS, from the exons ATGGCCCTGCGGGTACTGACCCGCGCTCTGGGCTCCCTGAGCCTGACGCCCCCAGCTGCTGCCGCCTCCGGCCCAAGCCTGCTCCAGGCCGCCCAG GTGACAAACAATGCTCTCCTCCAGCTGCCCTCTGCCTCGATGTTGCTTCCCTGCCGCCCAGTCCTTACCTCTGTGGCCCTTAGTGCCAATTTTGTTTCCTGGAAGAGTCAAACCAAGTACACCATTACACCAATGAAGATGAGAAAGTCTGGGGGCCGAGACCACACAG GCCGAATCAAGGTGCATGGTATTGGCGGGGGCCACAAGCAACGTTATCGCATGATTGACTTTCTACGCTTCCGGCCTGAGCAGGAAACCAAGTCAGGACCCTTTGAGGAGAAGGTCATCACTGTCCGCTATGATCCCTGTAG GTCAGCAGACATAGCTCTGGTTGCTGGGGGTAGCCGGAAACGCTGGATCATTGCCACAGAAAACATGCAGGCTGGAGATATAATCCTGAACTCTGACCACATAGGCCGAATGGCAG TGGCTGCTCGGGAAGGAGATGCACATCCTCTCGGGGCCTTGCCAGTAGGGACCCTCATCAACAATGTGGAGAGTGAGCCAGGCCGGGGAGCTCAGTATATCCGAGCTGCAG ggacATGTGGTGTGCTTCTGCGGAAGGTGAATGGGACAGCCATCATCCAGCTGCCCTCTAAGAGGCAGATGCAG GTGCTGGAAACATGCATAGCAACAGTAGGTCGAGTATCCAACGTTGATCATAACAAACGGGTCATCGGCAAGGCTGGGCGGAACCGCTGGCTGGGCAAAAGGCCTAACAGCGGGCTATGGCACCGCAAGGGGGGCTGGGCTGGCCGAAAGATTCGGCCGTTGCCGCCTATGAAGAGTTATGTGAAGCTCCCCTCAGCTGCTGCCCAAAGCTGA
- the MRPL2 gene encoding 39S ribosomal protein L2, mitochondrial isoform X2, whose amino-acid sequence MLLPCRPVLTSVALSANFVSWKSQTKYTITPMKMRKSGGRDHTGRIKVHGIGGGHKQRYRMIDFLRFRPEQETKSGPFEEKVITVRYDPCRSADIALVAGGSRKRWIIATENMQAGDIILNSDHIGRMAVAAREGDAHPLGALPVGTLINNVESEPGRGAQYIRAAGTCGVLLRKVNGTAIIQLPSKRQMQVLETCIATVGRVSNVDHNKRVIGKAGRNRWLGKRPNSGLWHRKGGWAGRKIRPLPPMKSYVKLPSAAAQS is encoded by the exons ATGTTGCTTCCCTGCCGCCCAGTCCTTACCTCTGTGGCCCTTAGTGCCAATTTTGTTTCCTGGAAGAGTCAAACCAAGTACACCATTACACCAATGAAGATGAGAAAGTCTGGGGGCCGAGACCACACAG GCCGAATCAAGGTGCATGGTATTGGCGGGGGCCACAAGCAACGTTATCGCATGATTGACTTTCTACGCTTCCGGCCTGAGCAGGAAACCAAGTCAGGACCCTTTGAGGAGAAGGTCATCACTGTCCGCTATGATCCCTGTAG GTCAGCAGACATAGCTCTGGTTGCTGGGGGTAGCCGGAAACGCTGGATCATTGCCACAGAAAACATGCAGGCTGGAGATATAATCCTGAACTCTGACCACATAGGCCGAATGGCAG TGGCTGCTCGGGAAGGAGATGCACATCCTCTCGGGGCCTTGCCAGTAGGGACCCTCATCAACAATGTGGAGAGTGAGCCAGGCCGGGGAGCTCAGTATATCCGAGCTGCAG ggacATGTGGTGTGCTTCTGCGGAAGGTGAATGGGACAGCCATCATCCAGCTGCCCTCTAAGAGGCAGATGCAG GTGCTGGAAACATGCATAGCAACAGTAGGTCGAGTATCCAACGTTGATCATAACAAACGGGTCATCGGCAAGGCTGGGCGGAACCGCTGGCTGGGCAAAAGGCCTAACAGCGGGCTATGGCACCGCAAGGGGGGCTGGGCTGGCCGAAAGATTCGGCCGTTGCCGCCTATGAAGAGTTATGTGAAGCTCCCCTCAGCTGCTGCCCAAAGCTGA